In Agromyces archimandritae, one genomic interval encodes:
- the deoC gene encoding deoxyribose-phosphate aldolase codes for MAAADLAEVRARALAVLGGEPDDATLRRYLHGIPGVDAVGLEQRAASLATRSIKTSSKAWALDRIVSLIDLTTLEGADTPGKVRSLVAKAVSPDPSDPSTPRVAAVCVYGDLVGVARDALGAAHGDPDDGLVAVAAVATAFPSGRASLAVKLADTADAVAAGADEIDMVIDRGAFLAGRYGEVFEQIAAVRAACERADGTRASLKVILETGELHSYDNVRRASWLAILAGGDFIKTSTGKVSPAATLPVTLSMLEVVRDWHRLTGQRIGVKPAGGIRTSKDAIRYLVTVAETAGEEWLTPHLFRFGASSLANDVLLQRQKLRTGHYSGADYVTID; via the coding sequence ATGGCTGCAGCAGACCTCGCCGAGGTGCGGGCGCGCGCGCTCGCCGTGCTCGGCGGCGAGCCCGACGACGCGACGCTCAGGCGCTATCTCCACGGCATCCCGGGTGTGGATGCCGTGGGGCTCGAGCAGCGGGCGGCATCCCTGGCCACCCGCTCGATCAAGACGAGCTCGAAGGCGTGGGCCCTCGACCGCATCGTCTCGCTCATCGACCTCACGACGCTCGAAGGCGCCGACACCCCCGGCAAGGTGCGCTCGCTCGTCGCGAAGGCCGTCAGCCCCGACCCCTCCGATCCGTCGACGCCCCGGGTAGCCGCCGTCTGCGTCTACGGCGACCTCGTCGGCGTCGCCCGCGACGCCCTCGGCGCAGCGCACGGCGACCCCGACGACGGCCTCGTCGCCGTCGCCGCGGTCGCCACCGCCTTCCCCTCGGGGCGCGCATCCCTCGCCGTCAAACTCGCCGACACCGCCGATGCGGTCGCCGCCGGCGCCGACGAGATCGACATGGTCATCGACCGCGGCGCCTTCCTCGCAGGCCGCTACGGCGAGGTCTTCGAGCAGATCGCGGCCGTGCGCGCCGCCTGCGAACGAGCCGACGGCACTCGCGCGAGCCTCAAGGTCATCCTCGAGACCGGCGAACTGCACAGCTACGACAATGTGCGCCGAGCCTCATGGCTCGCGATCCTCGCCGGCGGCGACTTCATCAAGACCTCCACCGGCAAGGTGAGCCCGGCAGCGACCCTGCCGGTCACGCTTTCGATGCTCGAGGTCGTCCGCGACTGGCACCGCCTCACCGGGCAGCGCATCGGGGTGAAACCCGCCGGCGGCATCCGCACCTCGAAAGACGCGATCCGCTATCTCGTGACCGTCGCCGAGACGGCCGGCGAGGAATGGCTCACCCCGCACCTGTTCCGCTTCGGGGCGTCGAGCCTCGCCAACGACGTGCTCCTGCAGCGGCAGAAACTGCGCACCGGCCACTACTCCGGCGCCGACTACGTGACGATCGACTAG
- a CDS encoding sugar-binding transcriptional regulator: MQGHDELLSIRAAELYYEAGKTQDEIGRLLDLTRWKVGRLLGQARDAGFIRIEIVHPRARRLPMERRLREERGLDDAVVVSTAGISSPEELQARTAQAAADYLTALRPVPRTLGVSWGRTLHEVASHLVNGWASGVEVVQMNGGVSLNRRAGTAAATAVAIAHKGGGEATLLPSPAILERVETKQAIEADRVVAGVIDRARTAGTSLFSAGAADHGSVHVESGYLSVADVDELVRKGAVGDVVGRYIDSDGNIVDPALDARTVGLTLDEIRASPRAIAVIAGHSKHPVADAVVRSGLCTVLVTDEDTARHLLAD; this comes from the coding sequence ATGCAGGGGCACGATGAACTCCTGTCGATCCGCGCCGCCGAGCTCTACTACGAGGCCGGCAAGACGCAGGACGAGATCGGGCGACTGCTCGACCTCACCCGCTGGAAGGTGGGGCGCCTGCTCGGCCAGGCACGGGATGCCGGCTTCATCCGCATCGAGATCGTGCACCCCCGCGCGCGCCGCCTGCCCATGGAACGGCGCCTCCGCGAAGAACGCGGGCTCGACGACGCCGTCGTCGTCTCGACCGCCGGCATCTCCTCGCCCGAAGAGCTGCAGGCCCGCACCGCGCAGGCCGCCGCAGACTACCTGACCGCCCTCCGCCCCGTCCCGCGCACCCTCGGCGTCAGCTGGGGCCGCACCCTGCACGAGGTCGCCTCCCATCTCGTCAACGGCTGGGCCTCCGGCGTCGAAGTCGTGCAGATGAACGGCGGCGTCAGCCTCAACCGCCGCGCCGGCACCGCAGCCGCCACCGCCGTCGCCATCGCCCACAAGGGCGGGGGAGAGGCGACCCTGCTGCCGAGCCCGGCGATCCTCGAACGCGTCGAGACGAAGCAGGCGATCGAAGCCGACCGCGTCGTCGCCGGGGTCATCGACCGGGCCCGCACCGCCGGCACCTCCCTCTTCAGCGCCGGGGCCGCCGACCACGGCTCCGTGCACGTCGAGAGCGGATACCTCTCCGTCGCCGATGTCGACGAACTCGTGCGCAAGGGCGCCGTCGGCGACGTCGTCGGCCGCTACATCGACTCCGACGGCAACATCGTCGACCCCGCGCTCGACGCGCGCACCGTCGGCCTCACCCTCGACGAGATCCGCGCCTCGCCGCGCGCGATCGCCGTCATCGCCGGCCACAGCAAGCATCCCGTCGCCGACGCCGTCGTACGAAGCGGCCTCTGCACCGTGCTCGTCACCGACGAAGACACGGCCCGTCATCTCCTCGCCGACTGA
- a CDS encoding ROK family protein, whose protein sequence is MPGPLALALDFGGTKLETALIDSDGALVPGSRHRRPTGPAATSDELAARVAEAIRASLDAMPVGAALAGAGIGAAGPVDLAEGTVSPLNVPAWRGYPLAGLVSSLVPGVPVTLRIDGLCIALAEHWIGAGQGAGNFLGMIVSTGVGGGLLLGGRAAPGTTGNGGHIGHVEVGGHDEPCACGGRGCLEAIASGPNSVAWARRHGFTGATGEDLAAAYAAGDAVARAAVERAGTALGRTIGSAANLVDLDRVAIGGGFSRVSPDLLEIARRALADRSDFGFVRRVEIVASALSDEGPLIGAGALVHRPDRI, encoded by the coding sequence ATGCCCGGCCCTCTCGCCCTCGCGCTCGACTTCGGCGGCACCAAACTCGAAACGGCCCTGATCGACTCCGACGGCGCCCTCGTGCCCGGCAGCCGGCACCGCCGGCCGACCGGCCCGGCCGCCACCTCCGACGAGCTCGCCGCCCGCGTCGCCGAGGCGATCCGTGCGAGCCTGGACGCGATGCCCGTCGGCGCCGCGCTCGCCGGCGCCGGCATCGGGGCTGCAGGCCCCGTCGACCTGGCTGAAGGAACCGTCTCGCCGCTGAACGTGCCCGCCTGGCGCGGGTACCCGCTCGCCGGCCTCGTCTCATCGCTCGTGCCGGGCGTACCCGTCACCCTCCGCATCGACGGCCTCTGCATCGCCCTCGCCGAGCACTGGATCGGCGCCGGGCAGGGCGCCGGCAACTTCCTCGGCATGATCGTCTCGACCGGCGTCGGCGGCGGGCTCCTCCTCGGCGGCCGCGCCGCGCCGGGCACGACCGGCAACGGCGGGCACATCGGCCATGTCGAGGTCGGCGGCCACGACGAGCCGTGCGCATGCGGCGGGCGCGGATGCCTCGAAGCCATCGCCTCGGGCCCGAACAGCGTCGCCTGGGCGCGCCGTCACGGCTTCACGGGCGCGACCGGCGAAGACCTCGCCGCCGCCTACGCGGCAGGCGATGCGGTCGCCCGTGCCGCCGTCGAGCGCGCCGGAACCGCCCTCGGTCGCACGATCGGGTCGGCGGCCAACCTCGTCGACCTCGACCGGGTGGCGATCGGCGGCGGCTTCTCCCGCGTCTCCCCCGACCTGCTCGAGATCGCCCGGCGGGCCCTGGCCGACCGCAGCGATTTCGGCTTCGTGCGCCGCGTCGAGATCGTGGCCTCGGCGCTCTCGGACGAGGGTCCGCTCATCGGCGCCGGAGCGCTCGTGCACCGGCCCGACCGGATCTGA
- a CDS encoding MFS transporter, which yields MSPVPAAPLWAGRTLALLGIILVACNLRSAVASLSPVLEMLERDIPLNATLVGALGMLPPLCYAVFGILTPLVTRRFGLEPVLIASLLALSIGLLGRGAAGDAVVLFGASALSFAAIGVGNVLLPPLVKRYFPDRVGLMTTVYATAMSLSTLVPPLVAVPVADAAGWRVSLGEWALLAVVSLVPWIVLAVRETSERRAAAAGAPAEPEAHAPGMADGAEPEELPEEPEPAGLRHALRSPVAWSLMVVFAVSGFTAYSGFAWMPQIVADIAGATPAEAGALLALFAGAGLPAGIIVPIVAARFGRVRLLIGIATACQLTGAAGLLAVPTTATWLWVFLLGSGPLLFPLSLVLINMRTRTHAGSVALSGFVQSIGYIIAAAGPMLTGGLHDLTGGWTGPLVMLGSACIASALAGLVISRPRYFEDDTGADAGGSLRSGRAGARALRRR from the coding sequence ATGTCACCCGTGCCCGCAGCCCCGCTGTGGGCCGGGCGTACCCTCGCGCTGCTCGGCATCATCCTCGTCGCCTGCAATCTGCGCAGCGCCGTCGCCTCGCTCTCGCCGGTGCTCGAGATGCTGGAGCGCGATATTCCGCTGAACGCGACGCTCGTCGGCGCGCTCGGCATGCTGCCGCCGCTGTGCTACGCGGTGTTCGGCATCCTCACACCGCTCGTGACGCGTCGTTTCGGGCTCGAGCCGGTGCTCATCGCCTCGCTGCTGGCGCTCTCGATCGGTCTGCTCGGGCGCGGTGCGGCAGGCGATGCGGTCGTCCTCTTCGGCGCGAGCGCCCTCAGCTTCGCCGCGATCGGCGTCGGCAACGTGCTGCTGCCGCCGCTCGTGAAGCGCTACTTCCCCGACCGGGTCGGGCTGATGACGACCGTGTACGCGACGGCGATGTCGCTGTCGACGCTCGTGCCGCCCCTCGTTGCCGTGCCCGTGGCCGATGCGGCCGGCTGGCGCGTGTCGCTCGGCGAATGGGCGCTGCTGGCCGTCGTCTCGCTGGTGCCGTGGATCGTGCTCGCCGTCCGCGAGACCTCCGAGCGGCGCGCGGCCGCGGCCGGTGCGCCGGCGGAACCCGAAGCGCATGCGCCGGGCATGGCCGACGGGGCCGAACCCGAGGAACTGCCCGAAGAGCCGGAGCCGGCCGGCCTCCGCCACGCCCTGCGCTCACCGGTGGCCTGGTCGCTCATGGTCGTCTTCGCCGTCTCGGGCTTCACCGCCTATTCGGGGTTCGCGTGGATGCCGCAGATCGTCGCCGACATCGCCGGTGCGACGCCGGCCGAGGCCGGGGCGCTGCTCGCGCTCTTCGCCGGCGCCGGACTGCCCGCCGGCATCATCGTGCCGATCGTCGCGGCCCGCTTCGGCCGGGTGCGGCTGCTCATCGGCATCGCGACGGCATGTCAGCTCACCGGAGCGGCAGGACTGCTCGCCGTGCCGACGACGGCGACCTGGCTGTGGGTGTTCCTGCTCGGCAGCGGTCCGCTGCTGTTCCCGCTCTCGCTCGTGCTCATCAACATGCGCACCCGCACGCATGCCGGCTCGGTCGCCCTGTCGGGGTTCGTGCAGTCGATCGGCTACATCATCGCCGCGGCCGGGCCGATGCTCACCGGCGGCCTGCACGACCTCACCGGCGGGTGGACGGGGCCGCTCGTGATGCTCGGCTCCGCCTGCATCGCCTCGGCCCTGGCCGGGCTCGTGATCTCGCGGCCGCGGTACTTCGAAGACGATACGGGTGCGGATGCCGGCGGCTCGCTCAGATCCGGTCGGGCCGGTGCACGAGCGCTCCGGCGCCGATGA
- a CDS encoding bifunctional riboflavin kinase/FAD synthetase, whose protein sequence is MRVFDGLGEVPAGFGPSAVSIGKFDGVHLGHRSVIARLEAIAAAEGLERVAVTFDRNPLALLRPEICPEQLVSTRQKLELLAATGLDATLLLRFDRALADVPAEEFVERVLLDALDAKAVLVGEDFRFGARGAGDVRLLERMGAERGFAVEVIAEVRPGDERRVSSTWIRELLGAGEVRRAGELLGHTPTVTGLVVHGAKRGRELGFPTANLSPDSEGLIPADGVYAGWLTDAGTRYPAAISVGNNPTFEGVPQRQVEAYVLDRELDLYDRVVDIEFVERIRGMVAFEGVPRLIEQMHADVDAARAILSPEG, encoded by the coding sequence GTGAGGGTTTTCGACGGGCTCGGCGAGGTGCCGGCCGGCTTCGGGCCGTCGGCGGTGAGCATCGGCAAGTTCGACGGCGTGCACCTCGGGCACCGTTCGGTCATCGCCCGCCTCGAGGCGATCGCCGCCGCCGAGGGTTTGGAGCGCGTCGCGGTCACCTTCGATCGCAATCCGCTGGCGCTGCTGCGCCCGGAGATCTGCCCCGAGCAGCTCGTGAGCACCCGGCAGAAGCTCGAGCTGCTCGCCGCGACCGGGCTCGACGCGACCCTGCTGCTGCGGTTCGACCGGGCCCTGGCCGATGTGCCGGCCGAGGAGTTCGTCGAGCGGGTGCTGCTGGACGCGCTGGATGCGAAGGCGGTGCTCGTCGGCGAGGACTTCCGCTTCGGTGCGCGCGGCGCCGGCGATGTGCGGCTCCTGGAACGGATGGGCGCCGAGCGCGGCTTCGCCGTCGAGGTGATCGCCGAGGTGCGGCCGGGCGATGAGCGGCGGGTGTCCTCGACGTGGATCCGCGAACTGCTCGGGGCCGGCGAGGTGCGCCGCGCCGGCGAACTGCTCGGCCATACGCCGACGGTGACCGGTCTCGTCGTCCACGGGGCCAAACGCGGCCGCGAACTCGGCTTCCCGACGGCGAATCTCTCGCCCGATTCGGAAGGGCTCATCCCGGCCGACGGCGTGTACGCGGGCTGGCTGACGGATGCCGGCACCCGCTACCCGGCGGCGATCTCGGTGGGGAACAATCCCACCTTCGAGGGCGTGCCCCAGCGGCAGGTCGAGGCGTACGTGCTGGACCGCGAGCTCGACCTCTACGACCGCGTGGTCGACATCGAGTTCGTGGAGCGGATCCGCGGCATGGTCGCCTTCGAGGGCGTGCCGCGGCTCATCGAGCAGATGCACGCCGATGTGGATGCCGCCCGGGCGATCCTCAGCCCGGAGGGGTGA
- the truB gene encoding tRNA pseudouridine(55) synthase TruB has translation MTSGILLVDKPHGITSHDVVSRIRRAAGTRKVGHAGTLDPMATGLLLIGIDGATRLLHYLVGLDKEYLATVRLGWGTSTDDAEGEAGPRADAEALSGLDEARILAAMLPLTGDIEQVPSQVSAVKIGGKRAYARVRAGETVEIAPRRVTVSAFDLGAIRPGEGYVDLDVRVECSSGTYVRALARDLGAALGTGGHLTMLRRTRIGAFGVDEAAGLEGIDVAASIMAPAEAAARALPVARVDAAAARDLGHGKRIPAPAGTPDGPLAAIAEPDADTAPPASAADAVHPEPAPDARLVAIVERRGDTLKVVTGFPEETP, from the coding sequence GTGACCAGCGGCATCCTCCTCGTCGACAAGCCGCACGGCATCACGAGCCACGACGTCGTCTCGCGCATCCGCCGCGCGGCCGGCACGCGCAAGGTCGGCCACGCCGGCACGCTCGATCCGATGGCGACCGGGCTGCTGCTCATCGGCATCGACGGCGCCACGCGCCTGCTGCACTACCTCGTCGGCCTCGACAAGGAATACCTGGCGACCGTGCGGCTCGGCTGGGGCACCTCCACCGACGACGCCGAAGGCGAAGCCGGGCCGCGAGCGGATGCCGAGGCGCTCTCCGGCCTCGACGAAGCCCGCATCCTGGCGGCGATGCTGCCGCTCACCGGCGATATCGAACAGGTGCCCTCGCAGGTCAGCGCGGTCAAGATCGGCGGCAAGCGGGCGTATGCGCGGGTGCGCGCCGGTGAGACCGTCGAGATCGCGCCGCGCCGGGTGACGGTCTCGGCGTTCGACCTCGGCGCGATCCGCCCGGGGGAGGGGTACGTGGACCTCGACGTGCGCGTCGAATGCTCCAGCGGCACCTATGTGCGCGCCCTCGCCCGCGACCTCGGCGCCGCGCTCGGCACGGGCGGGCACCTCACGATGCTCCGCCGCACCCGCATCGGCGCGTTCGGCGTCGACGAGGCCGCCGGGCTCGAAGGCATCGACGTCGCCGCGTCGATCATGGCCCCGGCCGAGGCGGCCGCCCGCGCCCTGCCGGTGGCGCGAGTGGATGCCGCCGCGGCACGCGACCTCGGGCACGGCAAACGCATCCCGGCGCCGGCCGGAACGCCCGACGGGCCGCTCGCGGCGATCGCGGAACCCGACGCCGACACCGCGCCCCCGGCATCCGCTGCCGACGCCGTGCATCCGGAACCCGCCCCCGACGCGCGTCTCGTCGCGATCGTCGAACGACGCGGCGACACCCTGAAGGTCGTCACCGGATTCCCCGAGGAGACCCCGTGA
- a CDS encoding ketopantoate reductase family protein, giving the protein MGAGALGGMFAGLLARSGHEVRLTARGETLDALAGGRLRLTGAYGEVTARVDAGPALSERPELALLCTKAQDAPAALAANAPQLAGIPLVVVQNGLGGVETARAAVSDADVFGLLTLIAAQHTEPGAWRVTAAAPSFLGRGDGPVDAAAHRIASVLSEAVPVRAIDDFRGAQWTKLVVNMLNAVPAIVGRSVQEVVDDPALRRVVTASMRETVRVGIARGIRFGALQGLDDRRLRTFARLPLAIGGIVPLRMRRAMGDVPNLGSTQQSLARGRPSEIDHLNGAVVREAEAVGADAPVNRALTALVHEAERSGPLPAARVSAILD; this is encoded by the coding sequence GTGGGCGCCGGCGCGCTCGGCGGCATGTTCGCGGGCCTGCTCGCTCGCTCCGGGCACGAGGTGCGGCTGACCGCGCGCGGCGAAACGCTCGACGCCCTCGCCGGTGGCCGCCTGCGGCTCACGGGCGCGTACGGCGAGGTCACGGCCCGGGTGGATGCCGGGCCGGCGCTGAGCGAACGCCCCGAGCTCGCATTGCTCTGCACGAAGGCGCAGGACGCGCCGGCCGCCCTCGCGGCGAACGCCCCGCAGCTGGCCGGCATCCCGCTCGTCGTCGTGCAGAACGGCCTCGGCGGGGTCGAAACCGCCCGCGCCGCCGTGTCCGACGCCGACGTCTTCGGCCTGCTCACCCTGATCGCCGCCCAGCACACCGAACCGGGCGCGTGGCGGGTGACGGCGGCCGCCCCGAGCTTCCTCGGCCGGGGCGACGGGCCGGTGGATGCCGCCGCGCACCGCATCGCGTCGGTGCTGTCCGAGGCGGTTCCGGTGCGGGCGATCGACGATTTCCGGGGTGCGCAGTGGACGAAGCTCGTCGTGAACATGCTGAACGCGGTTCCGGCGATCGTGGGCCGAAGCGTGCAGGAGGTCGTCGACGATCCCGCCCTCCGGCGCGTCGTGACGGCTTCGATGCGCGAGACGGTGCGGGTCGGCATCGCCCGCGGCATCCGCTTCGGGGCGCTGCAAGGCCTCGACGACCGTCGTCTGCGCACCTTCGCGCGCCTGCCGCTCGCGATCGGCGGCATCGTGCCCCTCCGGATGCGGCGCGCGATGGGCGACGTGCCGAACCTCGGTTCGACGCAGCAGAGCCTGGCGCGGGGCCGGCCGAGCGAGATCGACCACTTGAACGGCGCCGTCGTGCGCGAGGCCGAGGCGGTCGGAGCGGATGCGCCGGTGAACCGGGCGCTGACGGCGCTCGTGCACGAGGCCGAACGATCCGGCCCGCTGCCGGCGGCGCGGGTGAGCGCGATCCTCGACTGA
- a CDS encoding A/G-specific adenine glycosylase: MLDGVPDPTPHPGASIAALLVPWFAGAARPLPWRAADVSPWAVLVSEFMLQQTQVARVLPRWQEWIERWPRPAELAAAPPSEAVRAWDRLGYPRRALWLHEAATEIVERHGGVVPDDLDALLALKGIGPYTARAIAAFAYGARVPVVDTNTRRVLARAIEGRAEAGPPRVVHELAAMEAQLPVDAGSARIFNAAAMELGATVCTARSPRCEACPLAGSCAWRAAGYPEYEGPRAPRQARFAGSDREMRGMVMRELRGAHGPVARAELDALGADPERLERALDSLAADGLAVREAGGYRLP; encoded by the coding sequence ATGCTGGATGGCGTGCCCGACCCGACCCCGCACCCCGGCGCATCCATCGCAGCGCTCCTCGTCCCCTGGTTCGCCGGTGCCGCGCGCCCGCTGCCGTGGCGGGCCGCCGACGTCTCGCCCTGGGCGGTGCTCGTCAGCGAGTTCATGCTGCAGCAGACGCAGGTCGCCCGCGTGCTGCCGAGGTGGCAGGAGTGGATCGAGCGCTGGCCCCGGCCCGCCGAGCTGGCCGCCGCGCCGCCGTCGGAGGCGGTTCGCGCCTGGGACCGGCTCGGCTACCCGCGGCGCGCCCTGTGGCTGCACGAGGCGGCGACGGAGATCGTCGAACGGCACGGCGGCGTCGTGCCCGACGATCTCGACGCGCTCCTCGCCCTGAAGGGCATCGGCCCGTACACGGCGCGCGCGATCGCCGCCTTCGCCTACGGGGCGCGGGTGCCGGTGGTCGACACGAACACGCGCCGCGTGCTCGCCCGGGCGATCGAAGGCCGGGCCGAGGCCGGGCCGCCGCGGGTCGTGCACGAACTGGCCGCCATGGAGGCGCAGTTGCCGGTGGATGCCGGAAGCGCCCGCATCTTCAACGCAGCGGCGATGGAGCTCGGAGCCACCGTGTGCACGGCCCGGAGCCCGCGCTGCGAGGCGTGTCCGCTCGCCGGGAGCTGCGCATGGCGGGCCGCCGGATACCCGGAGTACGAGGGTCCCCGTGCACCCCGGCAGGCGCGTTTCGCGGGCTCGGACCGCGAGATGCGCGGCATGGTCATGCGGGAGCTGCGCGGCGCGCACGGCCCCGTCGCGCGTGCGGAGCTCGATGCGCTCGGCGCGGATCCGGAGCGCCTCGAGCGCGCGCTCGACTCGCTCGCGGCCGATGGGCTCGCCGTGCGCGAGGCGGGCGGCTACCGCCTGCCATGA
- the rbfA gene encoding 30S ribosome-binding factor RbfA: MADPQRARKMADRIKEIVARRLDKGLRDPRLGFVTITDVRVTGDLQHASIFYTVYGTDEERRDSAAALKAATGMLRSEVGRNITARLTPTLEFIPDAIPENAEHISALLREARSRDEASSRDAASAEYAGEADPYVKPRVIDEDDDDAAFDEGDEPGER, translated from the coding sequence ATGGCAGACCCGCAGCGGGCCAGGAAGATGGCCGACCGCATCAAGGAGATCGTGGCGCGGCGCCTCGACAAGGGGTTGCGCGACCCGCGGCTCGGGTTCGTGACGATCACGGACGTCCGGGTCACCGGCGACCTGCAGCACGCCAGCATCTTCTACACCGTGTACGGCACCGATGAGGAGCGACGCGATTCCGCCGCCGCGCTGAAGGCCGCCACGGGCATGCTCCGCAGCGAGGTCGGGCGCAACATCACCGCCCGGCTCACGCCGACGCTCGAGTTCATCCCCGATGCGATCCCCGAGAACGCCGAGCACATCTCCGCGCTGCTCCGCGAGGCGCGCTCGCGGGACGAAGCCTCCTCGCGCGACGCGGCGAGCGCCGAGTACGCAGGCGAGGCCGACCCGTACGTGAAGCCCCGCGTCATCGACGAAGACGATGACGACGCCGCGTTCGATGAGGGTGACGAGCCGGGCGAACGCTGA